A part of Maniola hyperantus chromosome 14, iAphHyp1.2, whole genome shotgun sequence genomic DNA contains:
- the LOC117988290 gene encoding pentatricopeptide repeat-containing protein 1, mitochondrial → MAFRCIHLFRNIKCSSAIKLRHNLMSTLISKDNKISEIKYKTENNITYLEDPDCFGTLVGRAPVPDTLEDEGDVKEDQYLHNKPLQSQKFTTKQYADLIKQYLKHKRIKEAIDILETRMLKEDRVKPENYIYNILIGACAEVGYTKKAFKLFNDMKRRALKPTGDTYTCLFEACINSPWPADGLKMATHLRNHMIEKGIEPNLTNYNVMIKAFGRCSDIPTAFKIVDEMISKKIKIRVHTFNHLIQACISDKDYGLKHALIVWRKMLKMREKPNVYSFNLMLKCVKDCNLGSNEDLLEVVSLIQEHMASLNMKANVLQIEDSKTSLQKNENVNHKETLTVLESDRIIEETSDLKSKPMEDINSNTGAREEDGTGLALINKNNTSLELIESYKRPEQHVQKRIAPNLLSKVVQINQILRVQEVHTPQDKFAIIGGQEDFLKEMEVYSEKPDIKTFTQMLPLIENNSEAENKLLGTMQALNIKTDIDFYNALIKKRCFRQDYDSAFEVREIIEKQNKRQKKHPLNKKHIIKVNVMTYGVLALGCKTKEKAEKLLNEMNEKQFKVNIEILGTLMKNATLQMQFGYILYVMDIVKKENIRVNEAFIKHLEIFNDRCLKIIQKNEKENRDCPVLAAAHKRFSNIYNNWLKDINIEEALKPEHPWQQFMEPHPTPVQRECFRIVEPKKFYKRNRKFVHYSPKL, encoded by the exons ATGGCTTTTCGTTGTATACATCTCTTTAGGAATATCAAATGCAGTAGCGCCATTAAATTACGCCACAATCTTATGTCCACACTAATCTCTAAggataataaaatcagtgaaattaaatacaaaactGAGAATAATATCACATACTTGGAAGATCCGGATTGTTTTGGAACTCTCGTGGGCAGAGCACCTGTTCCAGATACATTAGAAGATGAAGGTGATGTGAAAGAGGatcaatatttacataataaaccACTCCAGTCTCAAAAGTTTACAACCAAGCAATATGCTGATCTAATAAAGCAATATTTAAAACATAAGAGAATAAAAGAGGCAATTGATATTCTAGAAACAAGGATGTTGAAAGAGGATAGAGTGAAACCAGAAAACTATATTTACAACATATTAATTGGGGCTTGTGCTGAAGTAGGATATACAAAAAAAGCTTTTAAGCTGTTTAATGACATGAAGAGAAGAGCTTTGAAACCTACAGGCGACACATACACTTGTCTGTTTGAAGCTTGTATCAATAGTCCATGGCCTGCAGATGGATTAAAAATGGCAACACATCTAAGAAATCATATGATCGAGAAGGGTATAGAGCCCAACcttacaaattataatgtcaTGATCAAAGCATTTGGTAGATGTTCAGATATACCAACAGCTTTTAAAATTGTTGATGAGATGATAAGTAAGAAAATCAAGATTAGAGTGCACACTTTTAACCACTTGATTCAAGCATGTATATCAGACAAAGACTATGGTTTAAAACATGCTCTTATTGTATGGAGGAAAATGTTGAAAATGAGAGAAAAACCAAATGTTTACTCATTTAATCTCATGCTAAAGTGTGTAAAAGATTGTAATTTAGGTTCAAACGAGGATTTATTGGAAGTAGTAAGCTTGATACAGGAGCATATGGCTTCATTAAATATGAAAGCAAATGTGCTTCAGATTGAAGATTCTAAAACCTCTTtgcaaaaaaatgaaaatgtaaaCCATAAGGAAACATTAACTGTACTAGAATCTGATAGGATAATAGAAGAAACTTCAGATCTTAAAAGTAAACCCATGGAAGATATTAACTCAAATACAGGAGCAAGAGAAGAAGATGGAACAGGTttagctttaataaataaaaataacactagtttAGAACTAATAGAAAGCTACAAAAGGCCAGAACAACATGTACAAAAGAGAATTGCACCTAATTTGCTGTCTAAAGTTGTGCAAATTAATCAAATATTACGTGTTCAAGAAGTTCACACTCCACAAGACAAGTTTGCAATAATTGGTGGACAAGAAGATTTCCTCAAGGAAATGGAGGTATATTCTGAGAAACCAGATATAAAAACATTCACACAAATGCTGCctttaatagaaaataattcAGAAGCTGAAAATAAACTACTTGGAACAATGCAagctttaaatataaaaactgaTATAGATTTTTACAATGCATTGATTAAAAAGAGATGTTTTAGGCAAGATTATGATAGTGCTTTT GAAGTTAGAGAAATTATTGAGAAGCAAAATAAGCGACAAAAGAAACATCCACTCAACAAGAAGCATATTATAAAAGTCAATGTAATGACCTATGGTGTTCTAGCTTTAGGTTGTAAGACAAAGGAGAAAGCCGAGAAACTACTAAATGAAATGAACGAAAAGCAATTCAA GGTTAACATAGAAATCTTGGGTACATTAATGAAGAATGCCACATTACAAATGCAGTTTGGTTACATACTGTACGTAATGGATATAGTGAAAAAGGAAAATATAAGAGTAAATGAAGCATTTATAAAGCATTTAGAGATTTTTAATGATAGATGcctaaaaattatacaaaag aatgaaaaggaaAATAGAGACTGTCCAGTACTTGCAGCTGCTCATAAGAGATTTAGCAATATTTATAACAACTGGCTAAAGGATATCAACATTGAAGAAGCATTGAAACCTGAACATCCATGGCAACAATTCATGGAACCACATCCAACCCCAGTTCAGAGAGAATGTTTCCGAATCGTAGAGCCAAAGAAATTTTACAAAAGAAATCGAAAATTTGTTCATTACAGTCCGaaattgtaa